The window TGACCCGCGTGCGCTTCTCGCCAGGTGACCAGATCACCCACTTCGAAGGCTGGAAGTTGACCGTGCGCGAGGTCGAGGACATCGACGGGCTGATGGTCTACCACGGCCTGGACGGGCAGAACCAGCCGCGCACCCTGCCAGAAACCCAGTTGTCGAACTTCATCCAGTTCCGCCTGGCCAGCGACCGCCTGTTCGCCGGGCAGATCGACCCGCTGTCGTGGTTCAGCCTGCGCTACAACACCCTGCAGCACACCAGCAAGCAGATGCAGTCGGCGCTGTGGGGCCTGGGCGGCTGCCGTGCCCAACCCATCGCCCACCAGTTGCACATCGCCCGCGAAGTCGCCGACCGCAGCGCGCCGCGCGTCTTGCTGGCCGACGAAGTAGGCCTGGGCAAAACCATCGAAGCCGGCCTGGTGATCCACCGCCAGCTGCTGTCTGGCCGCGCCAGCCGCGTACTGATCCTGGTACCGGAAAACCTCCAGCACCAGTGGCTGGTGGAAATGCGCCGCCGCTTCAACCTGCAGGTGGCCTTGTTCGACGCTGAGCGTTTCATCGAAAGCGATGCCAGCAACCCGTTCGAGGATGCCCAGCTGGCGCTGGTGGCCCTGGAGTGGCTGGTAGAAGACGAAAAGGCCCAGGACGCGCTGTTCGCCGCTGGCTGGGACCTGATGGTGGTGGACGAAGCCCACCACCTTGTCTGGCACGAAGACCAGGTAAGCGCCGAATACGGCCTGGTCGAACAGCTGGCCCAGGTGATCCCGGGCGTGCTGCTGCTCACCGCCACCCCCGAGCAGCTCGGCCAGGACAGTCACTTCGCCCGCCTGCGCCTGCTCGACCCCAACCGTTTCCACGACCTGGCCGCCTTCCGCGCCGAGAGCGAGCACTATCGCCCGGTGGCCGAAGCCGTACAGGAACTGCTCGACGAAGGCCGCCTGTCGCCCAAGGCCCACGCCACCATCCAGGGCTTCCTGGGTGCCGAAGGCGAAGCCTTGCTGGCTGCGGTCAGCGACGGCGATACCCAGGCCAGCGCGCGCCTGATCCGTGAGCTGCTCGACCGCCACGGCACCGGCCGCGTGCTATTCCGTAACACCCGCGCGGCGATCCAGGGCTTCCCTGAGCGCCAGCTGCACCCTTACCCACTGGCGACGCCCGAGCAGTACCGCGACCTGCCAGCCGGCGAACATGCCGAGCTGTACCCGGAAGTCGCCTTCCAGGCCCAGGGCGAGGTGGCCGATGACGAGCGCTGGTGGCGTTTCGACCCGCGCGTCGACTGGCTGATCGACACCCTGAAGATGCTCAAGCGTACCAAGGTGCTGGTGATCTGCGCCCATGCCGAAACCGCGATGGACCTGGAGGACGCCCTGCGCGTGCGCTCCGGCATCCCGGCCTCGGTGTTCCATGAGGGCATGAGCATCCTCGAACGCGACCGCGCCGCCGCCTACTTCGCTGACGAAGAGTTCGGCGCGCAGGTGCTGATCTGCTCCGAGATCGGCAGTGAAGGCCGCAACTTCCAGTTTGCCCACCATCTGGTGATGTTCGACCTGCCAGCGCACCCCGACCTGCTCGAACAGCGCATCGGCCGCCTCGACCGTATCGGCCAGAAGCACACCATCCAGCTGCATATCCCGTACCTGCAGGACAGCCCGCAAGAGCGCCTGTTCCAGTGGTACCACGAAGGCCTCAACGCCTTCCTCA of the Pseudomonas asiatica genome contains:
- the rapA gene encoding RNA polymerase-associated protein RapA, whose translation is MAQQYQPGQRWISDSEAELGLGTILAQDGRLLTVLYPATGDTRQYSLRNAPLTRVRFSPGDQITHFEGWKLTVREVEDIDGLMVYHGLDGQNQPRTLPETQLSNFIQFRLASDRLFAGQIDPLSWFSLRYNTLQHTSKQMQSALWGLGGCRAQPIAHQLHIAREVADRSAPRVLLADEVGLGKTIEAGLVIHRQLLSGRASRVLILVPENLQHQWLVEMRRRFNLQVALFDAERFIESDASNPFEDAQLALVALEWLVEDEKAQDALFAAGWDLMVVDEAHHLVWHEDQVSAEYGLVEQLAQVIPGVLLLTATPEQLGQDSHFARLRLLDPNRFHDLAAFRAESEHYRPVAEAVQELLDEGRLSPKAHATIQGFLGAEGEALLAAVSDGDTQASARLIRELLDRHGTGRVLFRNTRAAIQGFPERQLHPYPLATPEQYRDLPAGEHAELYPEVAFQAQGEVADDERWWRFDPRVDWLIDTLKMLKRTKVLVICAHAETAMDLEDALRVRSGIPASVFHEGMSILERDRAAAYFADEEFGAQVLICSEIGSEGRNFQFAHHLVMFDLPAHPDLLEQRIGRLDRIGQKHTIQLHIPYLQDSPQERLFQWYHEGLNAFLNTCPTGNALQHQFGPRLLPLLEGGESKAWEALVADARSERERLEAELHTGRDRLLELNSGGAGEGQALVEDILEQDDQFALPIYMETLFDAFGIDSEDHSENALILKPSEKMLDASFPLGDDEGVTITYDRGQALSREDMQFLTWEHPMVQGGMDLVLSGSMGNTAVALIKNKALKPGTVLLEMLFVSEVVAPRSLQLGRYLPPAALRCLLDANGNDLASRVAFETLNDQLESVPRASANKFVQAQRDVLAQRIGSGEAKVMPAHVERVAEAQRRLTAEADEELARLVALQAVNPSVRDSEIEALRKQREEGLAMLEKAALRLEAIRVLVAG